A DNA window from uncultured Methanoregula sp. contains the following coding sequences:
- a CDS encoding KUP/HAK/KT family potassium transporter, which yields MLKNYFAMPGIVKSMGLVFGDIGTSPIYTFTAIFLLIPPTPQNVMGILSLIIWTLTILVTVEYTYLAMHLGKKGEGGTIVLKEILLPLLKSGNQAAFVSLLAIIGISLFIGDGVITPAISILSAVEGTLLVPGLENIPQIFLMLVAAAIAIGLFAFQKRGSERVAWAFGPVMVIWFLALAIGGLLALFAAPQVLLALNPMYGINYILSHGLEGFLILSSVILCATGGEALYADMGHLGREPIIRAWYLVFGALVINYLGQGAFLMTHPGAHNVLFEMVYSQFAFLYIPFLVLSIAATVIASQAMISGIFSIVYQGLTTRIMPLLRIEYTSPQLRSQIYIDVVNWLLLVAVLLVIAIFQTSNNLTHAYGLAVSGTMAITAIMILWIYILRGEIIKTVIASGVFIVASAFLIANFHKIPAGGYWSLLIALIPFCIIMIFVNGQKKLAAALTPIPLEEFIPKFDGVYRSVNRISGTALFFARDFRKLPKYVSRIMFTNNIVYDDNIIISIIRTEQPFGVTWGVTREITAGLSIFEIYLGYMEIVDIGNILKEAEIEEKTIFYGMEDISTTHIVWRIFAALKRLSPSVVQFYKLPSDKIHGVVSRVDM from the coding sequence ATGCTGAAAAATTATTTTGCCATGCCCGGGATCGTCAAATCAATGGGTCTTGTATTCGGTGATATCGGCACAAGTCCCATTTATACGTTTACCGCAATATTTCTCCTCATCCCCCCCACTCCCCAGAATGTGATGGGGATCCTGTCCCTCATCATCTGGACCCTCACCATCCTCGTTACCGTAGAATATACGTACCTTGCCATGCATCTTGGCAAGAAAGGAGAGGGTGGCACCATCGTGCTCAAGGAGATCCTTCTCCCGCTCCTCAAATCCGGCAACCAGGCGGCCTTTGTCTCGCTGCTTGCCATCATCGGGATCTCATTATTTATCGGGGACGGGGTCATCACCCCCGCGATCAGTATCCTCTCTGCGGTTGAAGGTACCCTCCTTGTCCCGGGTCTCGAAAATATCCCCCAGATCTTCCTGATGCTGGTTGCAGCAGCGATCGCAATCGGCCTCTTTGCCTTCCAGAAGCGGGGATCGGAACGCGTTGCCTGGGCCTTTGGCCCGGTCATGGTGATCTGGTTCCTAGCTCTTGCTATCGGGGGGCTTCTGGCTCTTTTTGCCGCACCCCAGGTTCTGCTTGCATTAAACCCCATGTACGGAATCAATTATATCCTGAGCCACGGTCTTGAAGGATTCCTGATCCTCTCTTCGGTCATTCTCTGCGCAACCGGCGGCGAAGCCCTGTACGCAGACATGGGGCATCTTGGAAGGGAGCCCATCATCAGGGCATGGTACCTGGTGTTTGGCGCCCTTGTGATCAATTACCTGGGGCAGGGTGCTTTCCTGATGACCCATCCCGGAGCCCACAATGTCCTCTTTGAGATGGTCTATTCCCAGTTTGCCTTCCTCTATATCCCATTCCTCGTCCTGAGCATTGCGGCGACGGTCATTGCATCCCAGGCCATGATCTCGGGAATCTTTTCTATTGTCTACCAGGGGCTTACAACCCGCATCATGCCGTTATTACGGATTGAATACACGTCTCCCCAGCTCAGGTCGCAGATCTATATCGATGTTGTCAACTGGCTCCTGCTTGTTGCGGTCCTGCTGGTTATCGCCATCTTCCAGACATCCAATAATCTTACGCATGCATACGGGCTTGCTGTCAGCGGGACGATGGCGATAACCGCGATCATGATCCTGTGGATCTATATCCTGAGAGGAGAGATTATCAAGACGGTGATCGCCTCCGGTGTCTTCATCGTAGCGTCCGCGTTTCTCATTGCAAATTTCCACAAGATCCCGGCCGGCGGTTACTGGTCACTCCTGATCGCACTCATCCCGTTCTGCATCATCATGATCTTCGTCAACGGACAGAAGAAACTGGCTGCAGCGCTCACCCCAATTCCGCTTGAAGAGTTCATACCGAAGTTCGATGGTGTGTACCGTTCGGTGAATAGGATCTCGGGAACTGCACTCTTCTTTGCCCGGGATTTCCGGAAACTCCCGAAATACGTATCCCGGATCATGTTCACCAACAACATCGTCTATGATGATAATATCATCATCTCGATCATCAGGACCGAACAGCCGTTTGGCGTGACCTGGGGGGTTACCCGGGAGATTACCGCGGGCCTCTCCATCTTCGAGATCTATCTCGGGTATATGGAGATTGTCGATATAGGGAATATCTTAAAAGAAGCAGAGATCGAGGAGAAGACGATCTTCTATGGTATGGAGGATATCAGCACCACGCATATCGTCTGGCGGATCTTTGCTGCCCTGAAACGCCTCTCTCCATCGGTGGTCCAGTTCTACAAGCTCCCGTCCGACAAGATCCATGGCGTCGTTTCCCGGGTAGATATGTGA
- a CDS encoding type IV pilin N-terminal domain-containing protein, with protein MAFTKKNEEAVSPVIGVILMVAITVILAAVIAAFVFGMAGNIKSSKTVGVTLTLNASNYGVATISGGTDLPSLNSVNYSVNGGTEYVIFPAGTVGVGKYNVTSTYGSIAKGSRVLLIGYFNDGSSQILVDKQF; from the coding sequence ATGGCATTTACCAAGAAGAATGAAGAAGCAGTATCACCCGTCATCGGTGTGATTCTGATGGTCGCCATCACGGTGATCCTCGCAGCTGTCATTGCTGCATTCGTGTTCGGCATGGCCGGGAATATCAAGTCCTCGAAGACGGTTGGTGTGACGCTTACCCTGAATGCAAGCAATTATGGTGTTGCAACGATTTCCGGTGGAACGGATCTCCCGTCACTGAACTCTGTCAACTACAGTGTCAATGGTGGGACCGAGTATGTGATTTTCCCCGCTGGAACAGTTGGAGTAGGAAAATATAACGTCACAAGTACCTATGGTTCAATTGCTAAGGGCTCCAGAGTTCTGCTCATCGGTTACTTCAACGATGGATCCAGTCAGATCCTTGTTGACAAACAGTTCTAA
- a CDS encoding TrkH family potassium uptake protein: MKRTEHIAMIAHDMGLIFEFLGIASLLPFVVLAIFQEWDLVIPLASAPLVFLTLGFLISHIPHKDLEPSFSVTLSAVALSWLAIAFIGALPFVFGLGMSYTDAIFEAMSGWTGTGFTMIQSLDTTPNTLLFWRSFMQWIGGIGIIAFGISLRRKTRVSLFRLYRAEGREEELVSPAASSSRRMWMIYLVLTFAFTGLIMLVGIPLWDSLNLVMVAIATGGFTLHTGGISYYHNPYLEALLIPVMIAGAIPFKIFFLLYYGKLRDMFHDRIVQVFLFIALAGSVITSLDLFISSNIPITTAFRQGVFTAVSGLCTCGYENAAPHSWVTIPLVVITMLMFIGGAMGSTAGGVKVNRVMLVFAGVRWWFRRFFVSSRVIVPLRFGGKSVSKKISDLAISNNLLVIVIYVLTIFVATIVTLHLYITSFRLEEVIFEMVSALSNAGLTTGFISAASPLSLKWIFIILMWLGRLEIVPIIIILMGLVKELNDDISKEETGTDEEEGHLSF, encoded by the coding sequence ATGAAGCGCACCGAGCATATCGCCATGATCGCGCATGACATGGGGCTCATCTTTGAGTTCCTGGGCATCGCGTCCCTCCTGCCGTTCGTTGTGCTTGCTATCTTCCAAGAGTGGGATCTCGTCATCCCCCTCGCATCCGCCCCTCTTGTTTTTCTCACGCTCGGGTTTTTGATATCGCATATCCCGCACAAGGACCTGGAGCCATCGTTCTCCGTCACCCTGAGTGCGGTTGCCCTCTCGTGGCTCGCCATTGCTTTTATCGGGGCACTCCCGTTCGTCTTCGGCCTCGGGATGTCCTACACAGATGCGATCTTCGAGGCCATGTCCGGCTGGACCGGGACCGGCTTTACCATGATCCAGTCCCTTGACACCACCCCCAACACGCTCCTCTTCTGGCGATCGTTCATGCAGTGGATTGGCGGCATCGGGATCATCGCGTTCGGCATCTCTCTCCGGCGCAAGACCCGCGTCTCGCTCTTCCGGCTTTACCGGGCAGAAGGCCGGGAGGAGGAGCTCGTCTCGCCCGCGGCCTCATCGAGCCGGCGGATGTGGATGATCTACCTTGTCCTGACGTTTGCCTTCACCGGCCTCATCATGCTTGTAGGAATCCCGCTCTGGGACTCCCTGAACCTTGTCATGGTGGCGATCGCAACCGGGGGGTTCACGCTCCATACCGGGGGTATCTCCTATTACCACAACCCGTACCTGGAGGCGCTGCTCATCCCCGTCATGATTGCCGGTGCGATACCGTTCAAGATATTCTTCCTGCTCTATTACGGCAAGCTGCGGGATATGTTCCATGACCGGATCGTCCAGGTCTTCCTGTTCATCGCACTTGCCGGCTCCGTCATCACCTCCCTGGATCTGTTCATCTCCTCAAACATCCCCATCACCACCGCCTTCCGCCAGGGAGTTTTTACCGCGGTGTCCGGCCTGTGCACCTGTGGATATGAGAATGCCGCTCCCCATTCCTGGGTCACCATTCCGCTGGTCGTCATCACCATGCTGATGTTCATCGGGGGGGCCATGGGAAGCACGGCCGGGGGGGTCAAGGTGAACCGGGTGATGCTTGTGTTTGCCGGTGTCAGGTGGTGGTTCCGGCGCTTCTTTGTCAGCAGCCGGGTGATCGTTCCCCTCCGGTTTGGCGGAAAGAGCGTATCGAAGAAGATCTCGGATCTCGCGATCTCCAACAACCTTCTGGTCATCGTCATCTATGTGCTCACGATCTTTGTTGCAACCATTGTCACCCTCCACCTGTACATCACCTCGTTCCGGCTCGAGGAGGTTATCTTCGAGATGGTATCGGCGCTCTCCAATGCCGGTCTCACCACCGGGTTCATCAGTGCGGCAAGTCCCCTGTCCT
- a CDS encoding AI-2E family transporter, which translates to MQKIRPEQYPFILLVLLVLGAIIIFWSIMDMVLLGASLAVVLFPTYKKLAAKIRPVLAAASITLLVFVGSCAVVALTLVIFSANTATLSDMLGTIGVWLNNPATNPIAYGVPINKGSLTAMLSEAFALFVDYQKTLLDYLPVILFKMFVFFFTLFVLFLKGEEIKNRLFCHIPGSLTGYVSQLSEVTSDTLYTIYIVQIAIAVLTFFIAVPVFYLLGYGNIFFFSFFAAFCELIPILGSSVAFIIIGAYALALGDMRGVLILFFLGYICVSLVPEIYIRPALVGRRVKINFLIMFIGIVGGLMTMGLAGFVLGPLIVVLIITSYRIYVQDRKDQCSPGTSDQG; encoded by the coding sequence ATGCAGAAAATCCGCCCGGAACAATATCCGTTCATCCTCCTCGTCCTGCTCGTTCTCGGGGCAATAATCATATTCTGGTCCATTATGGATATGGTCCTTCTCGGCGCATCCCTTGCAGTCGTCCTCTTCCCCACGTATAAAAAACTCGCAGCAAAGATCCGCCCGGTCCTTGCCGCGGCATCCATAACGCTCCTTGTCTTTGTGGGAAGCTGCGCAGTGGTTGCGCTCACGCTTGTCATCTTTTCTGCCAATACCGCCACCCTCTCGGATATGCTGGGAACCATCGGGGTCTGGCTCAACAACCCGGCAACAAACCCCATAGCGTACGGGGTTCCCATCAACAAGGGAAGCCTTACTGCCATGCTCAGCGAGGCTTTCGCATTGTTTGTTGATTATCAGAAGACCTTGCTCGATTACCTGCCGGTCATTCTTTTCAAGATGTTCGTCTTCTTCTTCACCCTCTTTGTCCTCTTCCTGAAAGGCGAGGAGATCAAAAACAGGCTCTTTTGCCATATTCCCGGATCGCTTACCGGATACGTCTCCCAGCTGTCGGAGGTTACTTCGGACACCCTCTATACCATCTATATTGTCCAGATAGCCATCGCAGTTCTCACGTTTTTCATCGCCGTCCCGGTATTCTATCTCCTGGGATACGGGAACATCTTCTTCTTCTCATTCTTTGCAGCATTCTGCGAACTCATCCCGATTCTCGGATCCTCCGTTGCGTTCATCATCATCGGGGCTTACGCCCTGGCTCTTGGGGACATGCGGGGCGTTTTGATCCTCTTCTTCCTCGGATACATCTGTGTCTCGCTTGTTCCGGAGATCTATATCCGCCCGGCCCTGGTCGGCCGCCGGGTGAAGATCAATTTTCTGATCATGTTCATAGGTATCGTTGGGGGTCTCATGACCATGGGGCTCGCGGGTTTTGTCCTGGGACCCCTGATCGTTGTCCTCATCATTACAAGTTACCGGATCTATGTGCAGGACCGCAAAGACCAGTGCTCACCGGGGACTTCGGATCAGGGATGA
- a CDS encoding type IV pilin N-terminal domain-containing protein gives MTSNFRTNEEAVSPVIGVILMVAITVILAAVIAAFVFGMAGNIQSSKTVGVTLTLNASNYGIATIAGGTDLPSLNSVNYSVNGGTEYVIFPAGTVGVGKYNVTSAYGSIAKGSRVLLIGYFNDGTNQILVDKQF, from the coding sequence ATGACTTCAAATTTCAGAACAAATGAAGAAGCAGTATCACCCGTCATCGGTGTGATTCTGATGGTCGCCATCACGGTGATCCTCGCAGCTGTCATAGCTGCATTCGTATTCGGCATGGCCGGGAACATCCAGTCCTCGAAGACGGTCGGTGTGACGCTTACTCTGAATGCAAGCAATTACGGTATTGCAACGATTGCCGGTGGAACGGATCTCCCGTCACTGAACTCTGTAAATTACAGTGTTAATGGTGGGACCGAGTATGTGATTTTCCCCGCTGGAACGGTTGGAGTAGGAAAATATAACGTCACAAGTGCCTATGGTTCAATTGCCAAGGGTTCCAGAGTCCTGCTCATCGGTTACTTCAACGATGGGACAAACCAGATCCTCGTTGACAAACAATTCTAA